From a region of the Streptomyces sp. NBC_00193 genome:
- a CDS encoding roadblock/LC7 domain-containing protein — protein MTAPQSGNDTRGRGSGPLNWLLDELVDRVASIRKAVVLSGDGLPTGSSKDLTREDSEHLAAVASGFHSLAKGVGRHFDSGRVRQTVVELDEAFLFVMAAGDGSCLAVLADSDSDVGQVAYEMTLMVKRVGDHLATAPRTGLPAGG, from the coding sequence ATGACCGCACCGCAGTCCGGGAACGACACCAGGGGCCGTGGCTCCGGCCCCCTCAACTGGCTCCTCGACGAGCTCGTCGACCGGGTCGCGAGCATCCGCAAGGCAGTGGTCCTCTCGGGCGACGGCCTGCCCACCGGCAGCTCCAAGGACCTCACCCGGGAGGACAGCGAGCACCTGGCCGCCGTGGCCTCCGGGTTCCACAGCCTCGCCAAGGGCGTGGGCCGCCACTTCGACTCCGGCCGGGTCCGCCAGACCGTGGTCGAGCTGGACGAGGCGTTCCTGTTCGTCATGGCGGCCGGCGACGGAAGCTGCCTGGCCGTGCTCGCGGACTCCGACTCCGACGTCGGCCAGGTCGCGTACGAGATGACGCTCATGGTCAAGCGGGTCGGTGACCACCTGGCGACCGCCCCGCGCACCGGGCTGCCAGCCGGAGGGTGA
- a CDS encoding DUF742 domain-containing protein, with amino-acid sequence MSDPGQDHPAHPPGTAADAASDAAAEQWFDDDAGPVVRPYAMTRGRTSHAGQHRLDLIALVVAESAADDPVWDTMLSPEHADILGLCLFRPQSVAELAAELDLAVGVVRVLIGDLVDDELVHVTRPVPPAELPDESILREVIDGLRAL; translated from the coding sequence ATGAGCGATCCTGGCCAGGACCACCCCGCCCACCCGCCCGGCACCGCCGCCGACGCGGCGTCCGACGCCGCTGCCGAGCAGTGGTTCGACGACGACGCGGGTCCGGTGGTGCGTCCGTACGCGATGACCCGCGGCCGGACCAGCCACGCCGGGCAGCACCGCCTCGACCTGATCGCGCTGGTGGTCGCCGAGTCCGCGGCCGACGACCCGGTCTGGGACACGATGCTGTCCCCGGAACACGCCGACATCCTCGGGCTCTGCCTGTTCCGCCCGCAGTCCGTCGCGGAACTCGCGGCCGAACTCGACCTCGCGGTCGGGGTCGTACGCGTCCTGATCGGCGATCTCGTCGACGACGAACTGGTGCACGTGACCCGGCCGGTCCCCCCGGCCGAACTGCCCGACGAATCCATTCTGCGTGAGGTGATCGATGGCCTTCGGGCGCTCTAG
- a CDS encoding ATP/GTP-binding protein, with protein sequence MAFGRSSRTGAMHAVTPVEPLTLKILVAGGFGVGKTTLVSAVSEIRPLRTEERLSEPGRTIDDIGGVEGKSTTTVAMDFGRITLREDLVLYLFGTPGQDRFWFLWDELAQGSLGAVVLADTRRLSDCFAAIDYFERREIPFVVAVNCFDGAEQYPVVTVREALDLVPEVPVLLCDARDRESVKDVLVGVVEHAMTLARARRQSLTTP encoded by the coding sequence ATGGCCTTCGGGCGCTCTAGCCGCACCGGCGCCATGCATGCCGTGACGCCGGTCGAGCCGCTGACCCTGAAGATCCTGGTCGCGGGCGGTTTCGGGGTGGGCAAGACCACCCTGGTCAGTGCGGTGAGCGAGATCAGACCGCTCCGGACGGAGGAACGCCTCTCCGAGCCGGGCCGCACCATCGACGACATCGGGGGAGTGGAGGGCAAGAGCACCACCACGGTGGCCATGGACTTCGGGCGCATCACCCTGCGCGAGGACCTGGTGCTGTACCTGTTCGGCACCCCCGGACAGGACCGCTTCTGGTTCCTGTGGGACGAGCTGGCCCAGGGCTCGCTCGGCGCCGTCGTCCTCGCGGACACCCGGCGGCTCTCCGACTGCTTCGCCGCCATCGACTACTTCGAGCGCCGCGAGATCCCCTTCGTGGTCGCCGTGAACTGCTTCGACGGAGCGGAGCAGTACCCCGTGGTGACCGTACGGGAAGCCCTGGACCTCGTTCCCGAGGTACCGGTGCTGCTGTGCGACGCACGGGACCGGGAGTCGGTGAAGGACGTCCTGGTGGGGGTCGTGGAACACGCGATGACCCTGGCCAGGGCCCGCCGCCAGAGCCTGACGACGCCCTAG
- a CDS encoding lipid-transfer protein: MSADIAVLGAGMHPWGKWGRSFVEYGRAAARAALADAGLDWTDVQSIVGADTVRSGYPGYVAGATFAQALGWQGARVTSVYAACASGAQAIGAARAQILAGLADVVLVVGADAAPKGFFAPAGGDRPDDPDWLRFRVLGATNPAYFALYARRRMALYGDTGEDFAQVKVKNAAAGLLNPNARYRKAVTAEEVAASAIVADPLRLLDICATSDGGAALVLSSMDFARSRGVADPVRIRAVSTVTPTYPRTVLDLPDIATDSVTAGVAGSGSFRASIARAAYEEAGLGPDDLSLAEVYDLSTALELEWYEDIGLCGEGEGAKLVREGATALGGRIPVNTSGGLASFGEAVPAQAIAQVCELTWQLRGTAGERQVAGARAGMTANQGLFGHGSAVVAVR; the protein is encoded by the coding sequence GTGAGCGCCGACATCGCCGTCCTCGGGGCCGGCATGCACCCGTGGGGCAAGTGGGGCCGCAGCTTCGTCGAGTACGGGCGGGCCGCCGCGCGGGCCGCGCTCGCCGACGCCGGGCTGGACTGGACCGACGTGCAGTCCATCGTGGGGGCCGACACGGTGCGCTCGGGCTACCCCGGCTACGTGGCCGGAGCCACCTTCGCGCAGGCGCTGGGCTGGCAGGGCGCACGCGTGACCAGCGTGTACGCGGCCTGCGCGTCCGGCGCCCAGGCCATCGGCGCGGCCCGGGCGCAGATCCTGGCCGGGCTCGCCGACGTGGTGCTGGTGGTCGGGGCGGACGCCGCCCCGAAGGGGTTCTTCGCACCCGCGGGCGGGGACCGCCCCGACGACCCCGACTGGCTGCGCTTCCGGGTGCTGGGGGCCACGAACCCGGCGTACTTCGCGCTGTACGCCCGGCGCCGGATGGCCCTCTACGGGGACACCGGTGAGGACTTCGCGCAGGTCAAGGTGAAGAACGCGGCGGCCGGGCTGCTGAACCCGAACGCCCGCTACCGCAAGGCCGTCACCGCCGAGGAGGTGGCCGCCTCGGCGATCGTCGCCGATCCACTGCGGCTGCTCGACATCTGCGCCACCTCCGACGGGGGCGCGGCGCTGGTGCTGAGCAGCATGGACTTCGCACGCTCGCGCGGGGTCGCGGACCCGGTGCGGATCCGGGCCGTGTCCACGGTGACGCCCACGTATCCCCGTACCGTCCTGGACCTGCCGGACATCGCCACCGACTCGGTGACGGCCGGGGTGGCGGGATCCGGCTCCTTCCGGGCCTCGATCGCGCGGGCCGCGTACGAGGAGGCGGGGCTCGGGCCGGACGACCTCTCGCTCGCCGAGGTCTACGACCTGTCCACCGCACTGGAGTTGGAGTGGTACGAGGACATCGGCCTGTGCGGCGAGGGCGAGGGGGCCAAGCTCGTGCGGGAGGGCGCGACCGCGCTGGGCGGGCGGATCCCGGTCAACACCAGTGGTGGACTGGCGTCGTTCGGGGAGGCGGTGCCGGCGCAGGCCATCGCCCAGGTGTGCGAGCTGACCTGGCAGCTGCGGGGCACGGCCGGGGAGCGGCAGGTGGCGGGGGCGCGGGCCGGAATGACCGCGAACCAGGGCCTGTTCGGGCACGGATCGGCGGTCGTCGCCGTTCGATGA
- a CDS encoding Zn-ribbon domain-containing OB-fold protein — protein sequence MERTRTPVVGGWFTGDEAEGGFRLLGTRCSACAAVFFPREDAYCRNPRCPGGGELAETPLSPRGRVWSYTDGRYRPPAPYVSDPDAPWVPYTLVAVELEAEGMVVLGQAAPGVGVGDLAVGMEVEVVGGVLNEDADGTAWTTWNFRPVGVEQ from the coding sequence TTGGAACGCACACGCACACCCGTGGTCGGCGGGTGGTTCACCGGGGACGAAGCCGAGGGCGGGTTCCGGCTGCTCGGCACCCGGTGCTCCGCCTGCGCCGCCGTGTTCTTCCCGCGCGAGGACGCGTACTGCCGCAATCCGCGCTGCCCGGGCGGCGGTGAGCTCGCCGAGACCCCGCTGTCCCCGCGCGGCCGGGTCTGGTCCTACACGGACGGGCGGTACCGGCCGCCCGCGCCGTACGTGTCCGACCCGGACGCGCCCTGGGTCCCGTACACCCTGGTCGCCGTGGAACTGGAGGCCGAGGGGATGGTCGTGCTCGGGCAGGCCGCGCCCGGGGTGGGCGTCGGCGATCTGGCGGTCGGGATGGAGGTCGAGGTGGTCGGCGGCGTGCTGAACGAGGATGCCGACGGCACCGCCTGGACCACCTGGAACTTCCGCCCCGTGGGGGTGGAGCAGTGA
- a CDS encoding DUF962 domain-containing protein → MTFSSYEEFWPYYVAMHSRAATRWIHLTGTLSGLALTVYGLARGRKRYLAALPLIGYGTAWPAHFLIERNNPATFGNPGWSLRGDAQMIRMMLAGRDAELGEIARKWLAENPCDECAPGGALPLVP, encoded by the coding sequence ATGACATTCAGTTCGTACGAGGAGTTCTGGCCCTACTACGTCGCCATGCACTCCCGCGCCGCCACCCGCTGGATCCACCTCACCGGCACCCTCTCCGGCCTCGCCCTCACCGTCTACGGGCTGGCCCGCGGCCGGAAGCGGTACCTCGCCGCGCTCCCCCTGATCGGGTACGGGACGGCGTGGCCGGCGCACTTCCTGATCGAGCGGAACAACCCGGCCACCTTCGGCAATCCGGGGTGGTCCCTGCGCGGGGACGCGCAGATGATCCGGATGATGCTGGCCGGGCGGGACGCGGAGCTCGGCGAGATCGCGCGGAAGTGGCTCGCCGAGAACCCGTGTGACGAGTGCGCTCCCGGGGGTGCGCTCCCGCTCGTTCCCTGA
- a CDS encoding NUDIX domain-containing protein: protein MPAHLKDSHCSACGALFDSADWPRTCPSCGAVAYRNPLPVAVALLPVEDELGTGLVVITRTIQPALGGIALPGGFMDFGEDWRESVVRELREETGIHAPASEVALADTLSSPAGHLLVFGLLPVRPAASLPASAPTDETTGWHILRGPEQLAFPLHTQAAGAWFEGRYTRTP, encoded by the coding sequence ATGCCGGCGCACCTGAAGGACTCGCACTGCTCCGCCTGTGGAGCCCTGTTCGATTCGGCCGACTGGCCCCGTACCTGCCCCTCGTGCGGCGCCGTCGCCTACCGCAATCCCCTCCCGGTCGCCGTCGCCCTGCTCCCCGTCGAGGACGAGCTCGGCACCGGCCTGGTGGTCATCACCCGCACCATCCAGCCCGCCCTCGGCGGCATCGCCCTGCCCGGCGGGTTCATGGACTTCGGCGAGGACTGGCGCGAGTCGGTCGTCCGCGAGCTCCGCGAGGAGACCGGCATCCACGCCCCGGCCTCCGAGGTCGCCCTCGCCGACACCCTCAGCTCCCCGGCCGGCCATCTGCTCGTCTTCGGCCTCCTGCCCGTCCGCCCGGCCGCCTCCCTCCCGGCGTCGGCCCCGACGGACGAGACCACCGGCTGGCACATCCTGCGCGGCCCGGAGCAGCTGGCGTTCCCGCTCCACACGCAGGCCGCCGGGGCCTGGTTCGAGGGCCGGTACACGCGCACGCCCTAG